From Vitis vinifera cultivar Pinot Noir 40024 chromosome 3, ASM3070453v1, the proteins below share one genomic window:
- the LOC132252617 gene encoding leucine-rich repeat receptor-like protein kinase PXC1, producing MVIPGLNVAFRCAVARLLERTCRSSEDGKVTNVTPVSLLEVKVERYIKVIFGDETAAKKYDPVEMSQIPRVRLGEGTLGALFKVVLNGGSTVTMRKIRPGLACSNDLELWIKYFGGLCDVWLLKIEFSLWYGGEAFVLYEYLCLGSLEELLHGETPFSLQFPPSNPNPFD from the coding sequence ATGGTAATCCCTGGTCTGAATGTAGCTTTTCGTTGTGCAGTGGCAAGACTTTTGGAGAGGACGTGTAGATCATCGGAGGATGGGAAAGTGACCAATGTCACCCCAGTTTCACTTCTGGAGGTTAAGGTTGAGCGTTATATTAAGGTGATATTTGGGGATGAAACTGCTGCAAAGAAGTATGATCCTGTTGAGATGTCTCAAATTCCCAGAGTAAGGCTTGGAGAAGGGACCTTGGGGGCTTTGTTTAAGGTTGTGCTTAACGGTGGATCCACTGTCACCATGAGAAAGATCAGACCAGGgttggcttgctccaatgatcTCGAACTTTGGATTAAATACTTTGGAGGACTGTGTGATGTTTGGCTCTTGAAGATTGAGTTCAGTCTCTGGTATGGTGGGGAGGCTTTCGTTTTGTACGAGTACTTGTGCTTGGGAAGCTTAGAGGAGCTCTTACATGGTGAGACACCATTTTCTTTACAATTTCCCCCTTCAAATCCCAACCCCTTTGATTGA
- the LOC104878796 gene encoding dof zinc finger protein DOF1.6, producing MQSEPGNHQRPTGPPPPPENHHHLQCPRCNSTNTKFCYYNNYNLSQPRHFCKSCRRYWTHGGALRDIPARDNAPKRSRSRSSPVTPPLASYPPQRVPPDLNVGASGSFTRLLNSHGSEFSGLGAEYGLGSGLHEVGDGGAWQIGIGEEVELVEGNGFTWPDIHVSAPGRILKE from the coding sequence ATGCAGTCAGAACCCGGCAACCACCAGCGGCCCACTGGCCCTCCACCTCCTCCGGAgaaccaccaccacctccaatGCCCGCGCTGCAATTCCACCAACACCAAGTTCTGCTACTACAACAACTATAACCTCTCCCAGCCCCGCCACTTCTGCAAATCATGCCGCCGTTACTGGACTCACGGTGGCGCCCTCCGCGACATCCCCGCCCGCGACAACGCCCCCAAGCGCTCCCGCTCCCGCTCCTCTCCGGTGACCCCGCCCCTGGCCTCTTATCCCCCGCAGCGCGTGCCTCCCGACCTTAATGTCGGCGCGTCTGGGAGTTTCACCAGGTTGCTGAACTCGCATGGATCCGAATTCTCGGGTCTGGGAGCGGAATACGGTCTCGGATCAGGTCTTCACGAGGTTGGTGATGGTGGCGCGTGGCAGATTGGGATTGGTGAAGAAGTGGAGCTGGTGGAGGGCAATGGCTTTACTTGGCCGGATATTCATGTTTCAGCTCCCGGAAGAATTCTGAAGGAATAA
- the LOC100262433 gene encoding uncharacterized protein LOC100262433 has product MEQSAKLPEEKKEAEEPLPQQQQQSGGGWGGWGFSPLSYLSDLQKAAAVAAEEISRNAVEAAKTAAKSITDAQNMDEDSESSKDEEEVDESATEDKNDHEDDKLRKSALDKLEKASEDSFLGQGLKVLDNSVENLASGAWQALGSAWKGSSNFVQKLENSAVNLAESIHQGGLPAAGSVAPSLIETGKAFTAKGMQVLELVGKETMDLLITETGIEIEKSPNEVEEKAGEDQLFEEVTFDRCFYIYGGPEQLEELEALSNHYALLFNRRKGKLPSEQKSVYDGKLKHVQQILSLSTEIDGSGAESDKGKKVEAGGEGHGDEMKILHDSSVSKAADMAAGFTSALAGLTANDIIQRTAGRLDSLHSEGVHRLSEMCCFAVSQLLLLGKSIISNANKVEEDADEDMMNIEWPEDSVEKAKIIRTKAQSMTGNVEAVSNSFITGISDVTEAYLAAIKGATADSHEVLPQTSIHDKANLFSEHLRADQTTAVNKIQDGLQYLSFVVVSTTMPAA; this is encoded by the exons ATGGAGCAATCCGCAAAGTTGCCGGAGGAGAAGAAAGAGGCGGAAGAGCCACTACCCCAACAGCAACAACAAAGCGGCGGCGGATGGGGCGGTTGGGGCTTCTCTCCTCTCTCATATCTTTCCGATCTCCAAAAGGCCGCCGCTGTGGCCGCCGAAGAGATCTCTCGCAAT GCTGTTGAGGCTGCTAAGACTGCAGCAAAGAGCATCACAGATGCACAAAACATGGATGAGGACTCAGAATCTTCTAAGGATGAGGAAGAAGTGGATGAATCTGCGACCGAAGATAAAAATGATCATGAAGATGACAAGCTACGGAAGTCTGCTCTGGATAAACTGGAGAAAGCTAGTGAAGATTCATTCCTTGGCCAG GGTTTGAAGGTTCTTGATAACTCTGTGGAGAATTTGGCTTCAGGAGCATGGCAAGCATTAGGAAGTGCATGGAAAGGGAGTTCCAATTTCGTTCAGAa GCTCGAGAATTCTGCTGTGAACCTTGCTGAATCTATTCACCAAGGTGGTCTTCCTGCAGCTGGTTCTGTTGCACCATCCTTAATAGAG ACTGGAAAAGCTTTTACTGCAAAGGGAATGCAAGTGCTGGAGCTTGTTGGTAAGGAGACCATGGACTTACTGATCACAGAGACTGGTATTGAAATTGAGAAGAGTCCTAATGAAGTGGAAGAAAAAGCTGGAGAGGATCAATTATTTGAGGAAGTGACATTTGATCGATGCTTCTACATATACGGGGGACCAGAGCAATTGGAG GAATTGGAGGCATTGTCTAATCATTATGCATTATTATTTAAccgaagaaaaggaaaattaccATCTGAGCAAAAGTCTGTTTATGATGGAAAGCTTAAACATGTCCAGCAAATTCTCAGTTTAAGTACTGAAATTGATGGAAGTGGTGCAGAGTCAGACAAAGGAAAGAAAGTAGAAGCTGGGGGGGAAGGACATGGTGATGAGATGAAAATTTTACATGATTCAAGTGTCAGCAAGGCTGCAGATATGGCTGCTgg GTTCACGAGTGCCTTGGCAGGACTCACTGCAAATGATATAATTCAAAGGACTGCTggcagactagattctcttcACTCAGAGGGGGTTCAT AGGCTCTCGGAAATGTGCTGTTTTGCGGTTTCTCAACTTCTGTTGCTTGGGAAATCCATCATATCTAATGCCAACAAAGTTGAGGAAGATGCTGATGAGGATATGATGAATATTGAATGGCCTGAGGATTCCGTTGAAAAAGCTAAGATAATCAGAACAAAGGCACAATCGATGACAGGAAATGTTGAAGCAGTTTCCAACAGTTTCATTACAG GTATCTCCGATGTAACTGAAGCTTATCTAGCGGCAATAAAGGGGGCCACTGCAGATTCCCATGAGGTTCTTCCACAGACATCCATCCACGACAAAGCCAATCTCTTCTCTGAACATCTGCGTGCCGATCAGACCACTGCGGTGAACAAAATTCAGGATGGGCTCCAATACTTGTCTTTCGTAGTCGTCTCTACTACAATGCCCGCTGCTTGA
- the LOC100852892 gene encoding probable inactive receptor kinase At5g58300 has protein sequence FVGCNVGSEGAQFTPLNWEIRWGIALCTAKAVASVHTHITKHGDSLVCGVIKSSNILIRTDFSACLSGYEIPYLVPARTIIRRNPRRVAPELLSSHSYSPMFTKKSDVYSFGVLLLELITGEKPSVTNLAEYVREKKKKEGWTGVFDKKLGNVTDNMHKMYVIAKRCLSYNPNERPPMKRVVQEIQELK, from the coding sequence TTTGTGGGCTGCAATGTAGGAAGTGAAGGAGCTCAATTTACTCCACTGAATTGGGAAATTCGGTGGGGAATCGCTCTTTGTACAGCCAAGGCAGTGGCCTCAGTTCACACTCATATCACAAAACATGGGGATTCCCTTGTCTGTGGGGTGATCAAGTCTTCCAATATCTTGATCCGCACAGACTTCTCTGCATGCCTTTCTGGCTATGAAATCCCTTACCTTGTACCTGCCAGAACAATCATCAGAAGGAATCCTCGTCGAGTAGCGCCAGAACTACTTTCTAGTCATAGCTACTCACCAATGTTCACTAAGAAGTCTGATGTTTACAGCTTTGGAGTGCTGCTTCTTGAACTCATCACAGGGGAGAAGCCCTCAGTGACCAACTTAGCAGAGTATgtaagagagaagaaaaagaaggaaggaTGGACAGGGGTATTCGATAAGAAATTGGGAAATGTTACAGACAATATGCATAAAATGTATGTAATTGCAAAGCGTTGCCTTTCATATAATCCAAATGAGAGGCCTCCCATGAAGAGAGTGGTGCAAGAGATTCAAGAATTGAAGTAG